In one Arenibacter antarcticus genomic region, the following are encoded:
- a CDS encoding SprT-like domain-containing protein: protein MQETLEKYLPERAVGLCLELIKENDVNLKIVNQRVTRHGDYRRLPNGAHMITVNVSLNKYRFLITLVHEIAHLVAFEKYGKTIKPHGVQWKMTFQYLMLPFIRPEVFPTKILPLLANHFKNPKASSDTDARLSIALKEFDKQEEGKNYVFQLPHGSIFRIYNGKLFQKKNKRVKRYECIEVATGKVYLFQPNAEVELIKT, encoded by the coding sequence ATGCAGGAAACATTGGAAAAGTACCTTCCTGAGAGAGCGGTAGGATTGTGTCTGGAGCTCATAAAGGAAAATGATGTAAACTTAAAAATTGTAAACCAGCGTGTTACGCGTCATGGTGATTACAGAAGGTTGCCTAACGGTGCGCATATGATTACCGTAAATGTAAGCTTGAACAAATATCGATTTTTGATTACCTTGGTGCATGAAATTGCGCATCTGGTGGCGTTTGAGAAATATGGAAAAACAATTAAGCCCCATGGTGTCCAATGGAAAATGACATTTCAATATTTAATGCTCCCCTTTATTAGGCCAGAGGTGTTCCCTACCAAAATATTGCCGCTTTTGGCCAATCATTTTAAGAACCCTAAAGCCAGCAGTGATACCGATGCAAGACTATCCATAGCGCTCAAGGAATTTGACAAGCAGGAGGAGGGGAAGAATTATGTGTTTCAGTTGCCACATGGCAGTATATTCCGAATTTATAACGGTAAATTGTTCCAAAAGAAAAATAAAAGGGTAAAACGATATGAATGTATAGAAGTGGCAACTGGGAAAGTGTATCTTTTTCAACCGAATGCCGAGGTAGAATTGATAAAGACCTAA
- a CDS encoding mannose-1-phosphate guanylyltransferase yields the protein MNKNYYAVLMAGGVGSRFWPISTSDFPKQFHDMLGAGDTLIQKTFKRLNKFIPTENILILTNERYNQLVLEQLPLVKQEQVVLEPAMRNTAPCILYAALKIQKKNPDAVMIVAPSDHWIEDESAFARDVVSCFNKCEKEDVLCTLGIKPTFPNTGFGYIEYEKTDTTPVKRVKQFREKPDYETAKEFLSQGNFLWNAGIFMWSVSAIVNSFEKYCPEQYNLFWKGVGYYNTEEESAFILEHYPKAENISIDYAILEPSSNIVVLPASFDWSDLGTWGSLYDKLDKDDDNNAVVNARVLSVNANGNIIRAPKEKIVVVDGLNDYIIVDKKEVLLIYPKSKEQEIKKVLTKVKDQFGDQFA from the coding sequence ATGAATAAAAATTATTATGCCGTTTTGATGGCTGGTGGAGTAGGGTCGCGATTTTGGCCTATAAGTACCTCCGATTTTCCAAAGCAATTTCACGATATGTTAGGTGCAGGGGATACTTTGATTCAAAAAACGTTTAAGCGACTGAATAAATTTATTCCTACAGAAAACATATTGATCTTGACCAATGAGAGGTATAACCAATTGGTTTTAGAGCAATTGCCATTGGTGAAACAGGAGCAAGTGGTTTTGGAACCTGCCATGCGCAATACCGCTCCCTGTATTTTATATGCTGCATTAAAAATACAAAAGAAGAATCCGGATGCTGTTATGATTGTTGCACCCAGCGATCATTGGATCGAGGATGAAAGTGCATTTGCTAGAGATGTGGTTAGCTGTTTTAACAAATGTGAAAAAGAAGATGTTCTTTGTACCCTGGGGATAAAACCAACCTTTCCCAATACCGGTTTTGGTTATATAGAATATGAAAAAACAGATACCACTCCTGTAAAAAGGGTAAAACAGTTTAGGGAAAAACCAGACTATGAAACTGCTAAAGAATTTTTAAGCCAAGGAAATTTTTTATGGAACGCCGGAATTTTTATGTGGAGTGTTTCGGCCATAGTCAACTCCTTTGAGAAATACTGCCCTGAACAGTACAACTTATTCTGGAAAGGTGTAGGTTATTACAATACAGAGGAAGAAAGTGCATTTATTTTGGAGCATTATCCGAAGGCTGAGAATATTTCCATAGATTACGCAATTTTAGAGCCATCATCCAATATTGTAGTGCTACCGGCCTCATTTGATTGGAGCGATTTGGGGACCTGGGGGTCCTTATACGATAAGTTGGATAAAGATGATGACAACAACGCTGTGGTGAATGCTAGAGTGCTAAGCGTGAATGCCAACGGCAATATCATTCGTGCCCCAAAAGAGAAAATTGTTGTTGTAGATGGATTAAACGATTACATAATTGTGGATAAAAAAGAGGTGTTGCTAATATATCCGAAATCTAAGGAACAGGAAATTAAAAAAGTACTTACAAAGGTTAAAGATCAGTTTGGTGATCAGTTTGCGTAA
- a CDS encoding DUF389 domain-containing protein: protein MEENLKKKDDKGFSNGNPENIKRDFKGLLGGVGVFLKDLLDIRDNTDQEATKASIIADIPFKGHTSWILICSIFIASVGLNANSTAVVIGAMLISPLMGPILGVGLSLATNDIDTLRRSLKNFAVMVVLSVFTAFLFFYFFPLRDESSELLARTAPDIRDVLIAFFGGLALVIARAKKGTIASVIFGVAIATALMPPLCTVGFGLAIGNFGYATGAMYLFTINTIFIGLATFLVIKVLRFPMVRYANSQRRRFIARMASIVAILVMIPAGFTFYDVFQESLFRKEAKQFIANNIKPYELPGEGRYLDNLTDIAYAHGKDGYIELVFMGSESIPDNVVATWNTQKNNYVKLRNVELKIVQGSKNLELDQMKYVNELYETKKAELLSKEQQIQVLKEEVGKMSKIAAQQIPFQEISAEAKTNYENLSNLGFAYTITTDFSKLDTIPVFNVQWKKGLSSHQKTKDTQKLTDWLRLRLKNAKIQVREEKI from the coding sequence ATGGAAGAAAATTTAAAGAAAAAGGACGATAAGGGGTTTTCTAATGGAAACCCAGAGAATATCAAGAGAGATTTTAAAGGCCTTTTAGGAGGGGTCGGGGTATTCTTGAAGGATTTATTAGATATTCGTGACAATACTGATCAAGAGGCTACCAAAGCGTCCATTATTGCTGATATACCCTTTAAGGGACATACGTCATGGATTTTGATCTGCTCTATTTTTATAGCATCTGTGGGGCTGAATGCCAATAGTACAGCAGTGGTAATAGGTGCGATGTTAATCTCTCCCCTTATGGGACCTATTTTAGGTGTGGGGCTTTCTTTGGCTACCAATGATATTGATACCTTAAGGCGATCGTTAAAGAATTTCGCAGTCATGGTGGTGCTCAGTGTTTTTACTGCGTTCTTGTTCTTCTACTTTTTTCCATTGCGCGATGAATCATCGGAGCTACTAGCTCGTACGGCACCAGACATTAGGGATGTGCTTATTGCCTTTTTTGGTGGCCTTGCCCTAGTGATTGCCAGAGCAAAAAAAGGGACCATTGCCAGTGTGATCTTTGGTGTTGCAATTGCCACCGCTTTAATGCCTCCATTATGTACCGTAGGTTTTGGATTGGCCATTGGTAATTTTGGGTATGCTACAGGAGCAATGTACCTCTTTACAATAAATACCATTTTTATTGGTTTGGCGACCTTCCTGGTGATAAAAGTGTTGCGCTTCCCTATGGTGCGGTATGCCAATTCTCAACGCCGAAGGTTTATTGCAAGAATGGCCTCTATAGTTGCTATTTTAGTTATGATTCCAGCAGGATTTACCTTTTATGATGTCTTTCAGGAATCGCTTTTCAGAAAGGAAGCCAAGCAGTTTATTGCCAATAATATTAAGCCCTATGAATTACCTGGGGAAGGTAGATACCTAGATAACCTAACGGATATTGCGTACGCGCATGGGAAAGATGGCTATATAGAATTGGTGTTTATGGGCAGTGAATCTATCCCGGATAATGTCGTAGCTACTTGGAATACGCAAAAGAACAATTATGTTAAGTTGCGGAACGTGGAATTAAAAATTGTACAAGGTTCCAAGAATTTGGAATTGGATCAAATGAAGTACGTAAACGAACTGTACGAAACTAAAAAAGCTGAACTCTTAAGTAAGGAACAACAAATACAGGTCCTAAAAGAAGAGGTGGGGAAAATGAGTAAAATTGCTGCCCAACAAATCCCTTTTCAAGAAATTAGTGCAGAGGCAAAGACCAATTATGAGAATTTGAGTAATTTGGGTTTTGCCTATACTATTACGACCGATTTTAGTAAGTTAGATACCATCCCCGTTTTTAATGTGCAATGGAAAAAAGGACTGTCTAGCCATCAAAAAACAAAGGACACCCAAAAATTAACTGACTGGTTGCGATTAAGATTAAAGAATGCTAAAATTCAGGTAAGGGAAGAAAAAATTTAA
- a CDS encoding ABC transporter ATP-binding protein — translation MIEVNNIHKSFDDSHVLKGISSNFEKGKTNLIIGQSGSGKTVFIKCLLGLFSTDKGTISYDGKIYSDLTGDEQRDLRQEMGMVFQGSALFDSMTVEGNVMFPLTMFTKQSKSEMQDRADFVLKRVNLLDAHKKFPSEISGGMQKRVAIARAIVMNPKYLFCDEPNSGLDPKTAILIDNLIHEITQEYDITTVINTHDMNSVMEIGEKIIFLKNGLKEWEGSNKEIFKTDNEAVTDFVYSSELFKKVRQMYIEERN, via the coding sequence ATGATAGAAGTAAACAACATCCATAAATCTTTTGATGACTCCCATGTATTAAAAGGGATCAGTTCTAATTTTGAGAAGGGCAAGACCAATTTAATCATCGGCCAAAGTGGGTCTGGTAAAACTGTATTTATAAAATGCTTACTCGGCCTCTTTAGTACAGATAAGGGCACTATTAGTTATGATGGAAAAATCTATTCCGACTTAACGGGAGACGAACAGCGAGATCTTAGGCAAGAGATGGGCATGGTATTCCAGGGTAGCGCTTTATTCGATTCTATGACCGTAGAGGGCAATGTTATGTTTCCATTAACCATGTTTACCAAACAATCCAAATCAGAAATGCAGGACCGGGCAGATTTTGTATTAAAAAGGGTAAACCTTTTGGATGCCCATAAAAAATTTCCTTCTGAAATATCTGGGGGAATGCAAAAAAGGGTAGCCATTGCAAGGGCCATAGTGATGAACCCCAAATATTTGTTTTGCGATGAACCCAATTCTGGATTGGATCCCAAGACAGCAATACTGATCGACAATCTGATCCATGAAATAACCCAGGAATACGACATTACCACGGTGATCAATACTCATGATATGAACTCCGTTATGGAAATAGGCGAAAAGATAATTTTCCTAAAGAACGGACTCAAAGAATGGGAAGGCAGCAATAAGGAGATTTTTAAAACAGATAACGAGGCGGTAACAGACTTTGTCTATTCCTCGGAACTCTTTAAAAAGGTGCGCCAGATGTATATAGAAGAAAGAAATTAA
- a CDS encoding ABC transporter permease, translating into MNYLASIGSYFIMIREVFKKPTKWSVMKKLILKEIDELIYGSLGIIIFISFFIGGVVAIQTALNITNPLIPRNLIGFATRQSVILEFAPTFTSIIMAGKVGSYITSSIGTMRVTEQIDALEIMGVNSLNYLVFPKIIAMLFYPFVIAIAMYVGIFGGWVAGVFGGFSSSADFVEGLQLDFIPFHITYSFLKSIVFALVIATIPSFHGYYMKGGALEVGKASTTSFVWTSVVIIIFNYVLTQLLLG; encoded by the coding sequence ATGAACTACTTAGCATCGATTGGCAGCTATTTTATTATGATCAGGGAGGTTTTTAAAAAACCCACAAAATGGTCTGTAATGAAAAAGTTGATCTTAAAGGAAATTGACGAACTTATTTATGGATCCCTCGGCATAATAATTTTTATCTCGTTTTTCATAGGTGGTGTTGTAGCAATACAGACCGCTCTAAACATTACCAATCCATTAATACCCAGAAACCTTATCGGTTTTGCCACCAGGCAATCGGTTATATTGGAATTTGCACCGACTTTCACCTCTATTATTATGGCGGGGAAAGTGGGGTCTTATATCACTTCTAGTATTGGAACGATGCGGGTAACGGAACAAATTGATGCTCTGGAGATCATGGGAGTCAATTCTTTAAACTATTTAGTCTTTCCGAAAATTATTGCCATGCTATTCTATCCTTTTGTAATAGCCATTGCTATGTACGTAGGTATTTTTGGAGGCTGGGTAGCTGGAGTTTTCGGCGGATTTAGTTCCAGTGCCGACTTTGTAGAAGGACTACAATTAGATTTTATTCCATTTCACATCACTTATTCCTTTTTAAAATCGATTGTTTTTGCACTCGTCATTGCCACCATACCCTCTTTCCATGGGTATTATATGAAAGGTGGAGCCTTGGAAGTAGGGAAAGCGAGTACTACTTCCTTTGTATGGACCAGTGTAGTTATTATTATTTTCAACTATGTGCTAACACAATTACTATTGGGCTAA
- the pafA gene encoding alkaline phosphatase PafA: MIKRSVLVLFLLVFLGYASVPLHAQRKSRNKIEISETKEIAATPKLVVGIVVDQMRYDYLTRFWDRYGEGGFKRMVNDGFNCKNNHFNYAPTYTGPGHASVYTGTSPSVHGIIGNDWYDKFDDKSVYCAGDDSYNSVGTASDSGKMSPHRMQSTTMTDQLRLHTQMQGKVIAVAIKDRGAVLPGGHSANAAYWFKGGDEGNWITSTYYMDELPTWVKDFNTKRSVDAYKKPWTTLKDINTYAESGSDKNNYEGLFKGKASATFPYDLEALWDDNDQYSILANTPYGNSLTTDFALAALDKESLGEDNITDFLAVSYSSTDYVGHKWGVNSKEIQDTYMRLDQDLERLFKRLDEKVGVGEYTVFLTADHAAVHVPAYLKDQKIPANYLSLTDIKNKLNDYLKYTFGSTEIIKNISNNQIFLDHKVVNNLDIDLAEIQNNIAQELILYEGIYKIYTANQMWQNNYTKGISNIIQNGYNQKRSGDILIVYDPSAISYNKTGSTHGSPWIYDTHSPLLFFGKGIKKGSTVNRTEIPDIAPTISALLGMAFPSGTTGAPIVEVLE, encoded by the coding sequence ATGATAAAAAGAAGTGTATTAGTATTGTTTTTGTTGGTATTCCTTGGTTATGCCAGCGTTCCTTTGCATGCCCAAAGGAAATCTCGGAATAAAATAGAGATTAGTGAGACTAAAGAGATTGCTGCTACTCCAAAACTGGTAGTTGGTATCGTAGTGGATCAAATGAGGTATGATTATCTTACCCGTTTTTGGGATCGCTATGGGGAAGGTGGATTTAAACGAATGGTGAATGACGGTTTTAACTGTAAAAACAATCATTTCAATTATGCGCCAACCTACACTGGCCCGGGGCATGCATCTGTGTATACCGGTACTTCCCCTTCTGTACATGGTATAATAGGAAATGATTGGTACGATAAATTTGATGATAAAAGTGTATACTGTGCAGGAGATGATTCCTATAACTCTGTGGGTACCGCCTCCGACTCGGGGAAAATGTCTCCCCATAGGATGCAATCTACTACCATGACAGATCAATTGCGATTGCATACCCAAATGCAAGGGAAAGTAATTGCAGTTGCTATAAAAGATAGGGGTGCTGTTTTACCTGGAGGTCATTCTGCTAATGCAGCCTACTGGTTTAAAGGTGGCGATGAGGGCAATTGGATAACAAGTACGTATTATATGGATGAATTGCCTACTTGGGTAAAGGATTTCAATACCAAAAGAAGTGTAGATGCGTACAAAAAGCCATGGACTACCCTAAAGGATATCAATACCTATGCAGAAAGCGGATCGGATAAGAATAATTATGAAGGCTTATTTAAAGGGAAGGCTTCGGCTACTTTCCCATATGACCTAGAGGCTTTGTGGGATGATAATGACCAATATAGCATACTTGCCAACACGCCCTATGGAAACAGTCTGACTACCGATTTTGCATTGGCTGCGTTAGACAAGGAATCCTTGGGAGAGGATAATATCACGGATTTCCTTGCGGTGAGTTACTCAAGTACGGATTATGTAGGGCATAAATGGGGTGTTAATTCCAAGGAGATACAAGATACTTATATGCGTTTGGACCAAGATTTAGAGCGCCTATTTAAAAGATTGGATGAGAAGGTTGGAGTAGGGGAATACACTGTTTTTCTTACTGCAGACCACGCAGCGGTTCATGTGCCGGCCTATTTGAAGGATCAGAAAATACCGGCAAACTATTTGTCGTTAACAGACATAAAGAATAAGCTAAACGATTATCTTAAATATACTTTTGGATCTACGGAAATCATTAAAAACATTTCTAACAATCAGATATTCTTGGATCATAAGGTGGTGAATAATTTGGATATAGACCTTGCTGAGATTCAAAATAATATTGCTCAAGAACTAATACTGTACGAAGGAATTTATAAGATATATACCGCCAATCAGATGTGGCAAAATAATTATACCAAGGGAATTTCCAATATTATACAGAATGGGTACAATCAGAAACGTTCTGGCGACATCCTTATCGTTTATGATCCATCTGCTATTAGTTATAATAAAACAGGATCTACCCATGGGTCTCCGTGGATATACGATACTCATTCTCCTTTATTGTTCTTTGGAAAAGGGATTAAAAAAGGGAGTACGGTAAACAGGACTGAAATTCCTGATATTGCCCCGACCATTTCAGCTCTTTTGGGGATGGCATTTCCTTCAGGGACAACTGGAGCACCTATAGTTGAGGTGTTAGAATAG
- a CDS encoding glycosyltransferase family 2 protein: MKYQIIIPAHNEGNFLSDNLQSVANQSLTPFRVVVVNDHSTDNTESVIDHFTSKYPFITKLNTTSSEEHMPGSKVINAFNKGLEIIDLDYDFLVKLDADTILPSDYFKKIAEIFHLNPKAGIAGGFIYEQDKSGEWILNHPMDKDHVRGAFKAYSKTCFKAIGGLKNAMGWDTVDELLAQYYSFEIHTEDSLAVKHLRPLGKGYNQKARLLQGKAMYTMRYGLIISFIASIKMAFKHHKPKVFWDNMRGFLKAKKEKSPFLVNTAEGKFIRQLRWKKIRAKLF; this comes from the coding sequence ATGAAATACCAAATTATCATCCCAGCCCACAATGAGGGCAATTTCCTTTCGGACAACTTGCAATCCGTAGCAAACCAAAGCTTAACACCTTTTAGAGTGGTGGTAGTAAATGACCATTCTACGGACAATACGGAAAGTGTAATAGACCACTTCACCTCCAAATATCCCTTTATCACCAAGCTGAACACTACTTCCTCCGAGGAGCATATGCCGGGAAGCAAAGTAATTAATGCCTTTAACAAAGGCTTGGAGATAATTGATCTTGACTATGATTTCTTAGTGAAATTAGATGCAGACACCATACTGCCATCTGATTACTTTAAAAAAATTGCCGAAATTTTTCACCTTAATCCAAAGGCTGGAATTGCCGGAGGGTTTATTTATGAGCAGGATAAAAGCGGGGAATGGATTTTAAATCACCCCATGGATAAAGATCACGTTCGCGGAGCCTTTAAGGCGTATTCCAAAACTTGTTTTAAAGCTATTGGTGGACTTAAAAACGCAATGGGATGGGATACAGTAGATGAGTTACTTGCGCAGTACTATTCCTTTGAAATACACACTGAAGATAGCTTGGCGGTTAAACACCTTCGCCCCCTAGGAAAAGGATACAACCAAAAAGCGAGATTACTACAGGGAAAAGCCATGTACACCATGAGGTACGGGCTGATAATTAGCTTTATCGCCTCCATTAAAATGGCCTTCAAGCACCATAAGCCTAAAGTATTCTGGGATAATATGCGGGGATTTTTAAAAGCAAAAAAAGAAAAGTCACCCTTTTTAGTAAATACAGCCGAAGGTAAATTTATTCGCCAGTTGCGTTGGAAAAAAATAAGGGCCAAACTTTTCTAA
- a CDS encoding class I SAM-dependent methyltransferase, with protein sequence MYEKTFPNKRFKNTLDFLKKHISPDQTILDLGVENPFSRIMKENGYSVSNTKGEDLDLDYTSVQKSSAEVVTAFEIFEHLIAPYNILTEIKSNKLVASIPLRLWFSPAYRSKTDAWDRHFHEFEPWQFDWLLEKAGWEVKDSAKWTNPVKKLGIRPLLRSFTPRYYIVYAERKIHANNNSK encoded by the coding sequence ATGTACGAGAAAACTTTTCCGAATAAACGTTTTAAAAATACGCTTGACTTTCTTAAAAAACACATATCTCCAGATCAAACGATCTTGGACCTTGGTGTAGAAAACCCGTTCTCTAGAATCATGAAAGAGAACGGTTATAGCGTATCCAATACTAAAGGGGAGGATTTAGATTTGGATTACACCTCTGTTCAAAAAAGTTCTGCCGAGGTGGTCACTGCCTTCGAAATATTTGAACACTTAATTGCTCCATACAACATTCTAACGGAAATAAAAAGTAATAAATTAGTGGCTAGTATCCCGTTACGTTTATGGTTTTCACCAGCCTACCGCAGTAAAACCGACGCTTGGGATAGGCATTTCCATGAATTTGAGCCATGGCAGTTTGATTGGCTATTGGAAAAAGCTGGATGGGAAGTTAAAGATAGTGCCAAATGGACTAATCCTGTTAAAAAACTAGGCATTAGACCATTGCTTAGAAGCTTTACCCCGCGTTATTACATAGTCTATGCAGAGCGGAAAATACACGCTAACAACAATTCCAAATAA
- a CDS encoding 3-oxoacyl-ACP synthase III family protein gives MKIGITGTGSYLPSVVTKNVDFLEHEFLNDDGTSFNHSNEVIIQKFRSITGIEERRYATKDINTSNMAFFAAEKAIADAGIDKEELDYIIFAHNFGDVSEGKSQGDTLPSLATRVKHQLKINNPKCVAYDLMFGCPGWLEGVIQANAFIKSGIAKKCLVIGAETLSRVVDKHDRDSMIYSDGAGATIVESREDNGQILAHNSATYANGEAYFLFFGDSFSKQVDEDHRYIKMYGRKIYEFAITNVPLAMKECLDQSGVAISEVNKIFIHQANEKMDEAIIKRFYKLYNQEMPKGIMPMTIAKLGNSSVATIPTLFDMVKKGKVENQSISKGDVVIFASVGAGMNVNAIVYRV, from the coding sequence ATGAAAATTGGAATTACAGGAACTGGTTCTTACTTACCATCAGTAGTAACCAAAAACGTAGATTTTCTAGAACATGAATTTTTAAATGATGATGGCACTTCATTTAATCATTCCAATGAAGTTATTATTCAAAAATTTAGGAGCATTACTGGTATAGAGGAGCGCCGTTATGCAACCAAAGATATAAACACTTCCAATATGGCCTTCTTTGCGGCTGAAAAAGCCATTGCCGATGCTGGCATTGATAAGGAAGAATTGGATTACATCATTTTCGCCCATAATTTCGGCGATGTTTCCGAGGGTAAAAGTCAAGGGGACACCTTACCCAGCTTGGCAACCAGGGTGAAGCACCAATTAAAAATAAACAATCCAAAATGTGTGGCATATGACCTCATGTTTGGCTGTCCAGGCTGGCTAGAAGGAGTAATTCAGGCAAATGCATTTATAAAAAGTGGGATTGCTAAAAAATGCCTTGTTATTGGGGCAGAAACACTATCTAGGGTTGTTGACAAGCATGACCGCGATTCCATGATCTACTCGGACGGAGCCGGAGCCACCATAGTAGAATCAAGAGAGGATAATGGCCAAATATTAGCTCACAATAGTGCCACTTATGCCAATGGGGAAGCGTATTTCCTTTTCTTTGGTGATTCTTTTTCCAAGCAGGTCGATGAAGACCACAGGTACATAAAAATGTACGGGAGAAAAATTTATGAATTTGCTATCACCAATGTCCCTCTAGCCATGAAAGAATGCTTGGACCAGAGCGGAGTTGCCATATCGGAGGTAAATAAAATTTTTATCCACCAGGCGAATGAAAAAATGGACGAAGCTATTATCAAGCGATTTTACAAACTATACAATCAGGAAATGCCAAAAGGCATTATGCCAATGACTATAGCTAAACTGGGAAATAGTTCGGTGGCCACAATACCTACTTTATTCGATATGGTAAAAAAAGGAAAAGTAGAAAATCAATCTATTTCCAAAGGAGATGTTGTTATCTTTGCCAGCGTTGGCGCTGGAATGAATGTAAATGCCATCGTTTACAGAGTATAA